Proteins encoded by one window of Gammaproteobacteria bacterium:
- a CDS encoding PAS domain S-box protein has translation MVAPNNNSNNPPSTPLANSVHETNHAADYSTRILQALTNATQLLLRSNTWETVTNDVLALIGQAVDVAKVTVFENISATGDDVLAAPRFFWAIEEHKAALKNLMEQQNAVFSHHQHGLQRWQNILQTGEPVYGAIDDFPLAEQDFLRIQNTTCVALIPIFVKGRWWGSLGMEETRFARHWTVQDIDMLRAIASYFGTVIESKMAEAALRSSEARYRYLVDTARDLIWSTDTEGRWRFLNPAASEIFGYSLNDMLGRSVLDFIPSSHHYLGKKLLRELATGQQIGQHELFFKRADNKIITLIFNAIPSYTEQGDLTHFTGTATDITPLKNTEQALRESEQRFQIVARATNDAIWDWDLITNQVWMNTGAELMFGYSSEEIGPVAKWWLDNTHPVDKKRILDDIHQLTQRGHNFWSAEYRFRYGNGSYAIVFDRGYIIYDDNKKAIRMIGSMQDITEQKRNEKHLRDSRERLRNLATRLQQVREEEREMIARELHDEFAQILTALKLDLQWIQKRIPAEQTTLLERTDAMGEMIESTMERVWRVATELRPKLLDDLGLSAAIKWQLQQFSERTGCDYSSHVDIDEAGLERGIQLAVFRIFQESLTNIVRHAHANNVFVRLTLVADEVTLEIQDNGKGISEEKIYHVESLGLIGMRERAGVFGGRVIIQPLADRGTQITLQIPKRITQFPAID, from the coding sequence ATGGTTGCGCCTAACAATAATTCCAATAATCCACCCTCTACTCCATTAGCCAATAGCGTGCACGAAACCAATCATGCGGCCGATTATAGTACGCGCATTTTGCAAGCACTCACCAATGCCACGCAATTGTTATTACGCAGCAACACCTGGGAAACCGTCACTAATGATGTGTTAGCGCTCATTGGCCAAGCGGTGGATGTCGCCAAAGTCACGGTGTTTGAAAATATTAGCGCAACTGGCGATGATGTTTTAGCCGCACCCCGATTTTTTTGGGCGATAGAAGAGCATAAGGCCGCCTTAAAAAATTTAATGGAGCAACAAAATGCGGTGTTTTCCCATCACCAACATGGTTTACAACGTTGGCAAAATATTTTGCAGACAGGCGAACCCGTGTATGGCGCCATTGATGATTTCCCACTAGCAGAACAAGATTTTTTACGCATTCAAAACACCACCTGCGTCGCTCTTATTCCTATTTTTGTTAAAGGCCGTTGGTGGGGTAGTTTAGGCATGGAAGAAACGCGCTTTGCGCGCCATTGGACTGTGCAAGATATTGATATGTTACGCGCGATCGCTTCTTATTTTGGCACCGTTATCGAAAGCAAAATGGCCGAAGCCGCTTTGCGCAGTAGTGAAGCGCGTTACCGTTATTTAGTCGACACCGCCCGCGATTTAATCTGGTCAACTGATACCGAAGGACGCTGGCGTTTTTTAAATCCTGCAGCCAGTGAAATCTTTGGTTATTCACTAAATGACATGCTGGGTCGCTCAGTTTTAGACTTTATCCCGAGCTCGCATCATTACTTAGGTAAAAAATTACTCCGTGAATTAGCGACTGGGCAACAAATTGGTCAGCACGAATTATTTTTTAAGCGCGCCGATAATAAAATTATTACTTTAATATTTAATGCCATTCCTAGTTACACCGAACAAGGTGATTTAACGCATTTCACCGGCACGGCAACTGACATCACGCCGCTTAAAAATACTGAACAAGCGTTGCGCGAAAGTGAACAACGTTTTCAAATCGTGGCGCGTGCAACCAATGACGCTATATGGGACTGGGATCTGATCACTAATCAAGTCTGGATGAATACTGGCGCCGAACTTATGTTCGGTTATAGCAGCGAAGAAATTGGCCCTGTGGCCAAATGGTGGCTGGATAATACGCACCCCGTCGATAAAAAACGTATTCTGGATGATATTCACCAACTGACTCAACGCGGTCATAACTTTTGGTCGGCAGAATATCGTTTTCGTTATGGCAATGGTTCTTATGCCATCGTTTTTGATCGTGGCTATATTATTTATGATGACAATAAAAAAGCCATCCGCATGATAGGTTCGATGCAAGATATTACCGAACAAAAACGCAATGAAAAACATTTACGTGATTCGCGCGAGCGCCTGCGTAATCTTGCAACCCGCTTACAGCAAGTTCGCGAAGAAGAGCGTGAAATGATTGCGCGCGAATTACACGACGAATTCGCACAAATATTAACCGCTTTAAAATTGGATTTGCAGTGGATTCAAAAACGCATACCGGCTGAACAAACGACATTATTAGAACGCACTGATGCCATGGGTGAGATGATCGAATCAACTATGGAACGGGTGTGGCGGGTGGCGACCGAACTACGTCCAAAATTGCTGGATGATCTTGGTTTATCCGCTGCCATTAAATGGCAACTTCAACAATTCAGTGAACGCACAGGCTGCGATTATTCCTCACATGTTGACATTGATGAAGCCGGCTTAGAGCGCGGCATTCAACTCGCGGTGTTTCGTATTTTTCAAGAATCACTGACTAATATTGTGCGGCACGCACACGCTAATAATGTTTTTGTGCGGCTAACGTTGGTCGCAGATGAAGTTACGTTAGAAATTCAAGATAACGGTAAAGGCATTAGCGAAGAAAAAATATATCACGTCGAATCTCTTGGCTTAATTGGTATGCGCGAACGCGCAGGTGTATTTGGTGGCCGAGTTATCATTCAACCCTTGGCCGATCGTGGCACTCAAATTACATTACAAATTCCTAAACGTATAACGCAATTCCCTGCCATTGATTAA
- a CDS encoding DUF479 domain-containing protein, with translation MNYLAHLSLLQAYPERMPGGLLADYLRGRLPEAPIDPWMLGALHHRMVDSFTDQHAQVLAAKQYFSPLRRRFAGIILDIVFDHFLAKNFENYYAQALNVFIAKSYKILASGESRYPAPMRRVVRRMQQMDLLGSYYYLENLEMVFQGLASRFSRPVPLIGSTEEIMQHYDKLENHFQLFYPDLMRVSDQWLASR, from the coding sequence GTGAACTACCTTGCACATTTAAGTTTATTGCAAGCTTATCCTGAACGCATGCCTGGCGGTTTGTTGGCTGATTATCTGCGCGGTCGTTTGCCTGAAGCGCCAATAGATCCATGGATGTTGGGCGCGCTGCATCACCGCATGGTAGATAGTTTTACCGATCAGCATGCACAGGTTTTAGCGGCGAAACAATATTTTTCTCCTCTGCGCCGGCGTTTTGCAGGCATTATTTTGGATATTGTTTTTGATCATTTTCTCGCTAAAAATTTTGAAAATTATTATGCGCAAGCGTTAAATGTATTTATTGCCAAAAGCTATAAAATATTAGCGAGCGGTGAAAGCCGTTACCCAGCACCTATGCGGCGTGTAGTAAGACGCATGCAACAAATGGATTTGTTGGGAAGTTATTATTATTTAGAAAATTTGGAAATGGTGTTTCAAGGATTAGCGTCGCGATTTAGTCGGCCAGTGCCGTTAATAGGATCAACTGAAGAAATTATGCAGCATTACGATAAATTAGAAAACCATTTCCAGTTGTTTTATCCCGATTTAATGCGCGTTTCGGATCAATGGTTAGCAAGCCGTTAA
- the bioD gene encoding dethiobiotin synthase codes for MASGVFITGTDTNVGKTFFGSRFTHYLYKEGIHVAPCKPIESGCQIKKGFLFPADGAAYAAAINQADAWQHITPFRYAAVTSPARAATLSAQTLNLADVLNIIPQAGFRIIEGAGGLCSPLSHDALNIDLAVALNFPLLLIASDRLGCLNHCLLSLRSAAQQQLSVAGIVLNQTHAADTSGNNDLDNAAELAQYTDLPIWSLPYAANPNHISAAQENIFAAVWQRLTAC; via the coding sequence ATGGCTAGCGGGGTTTTTATTACTGGCACCGATACGAATGTCGGAAAAACTTTTTTTGGTAGCCGCTTTACGCATTATTTATATAAAGAAGGTATTCACGTCGCGCCGTGTAAACCCATCGAATCGGGTTGCCAGATTAAAAAAGGTTTTTTATTTCCTGCTGATGGCGCAGCGTATGCTGCCGCCATTAATCAAGCCGATGCTTGGCAACACATTACCCCTTTTCGTTATGCGGCAGTAACGTCACCAGCACGCGCAGCAACATTAAGCGCACAAACTTTAAATTTAGCAGACGTATTAAACATTATTCCGCAAGCAGGATTTCGCATTATCGAAGGCGCGGGTGGTTTATGTTCGCCACTGAGTCATGATGCGCTAAATATTGATCTGGCTGTGGCTTTAAATTTTCCATTATTACTTATCGCCAGCGATCGTTTAGGTTGTTTAAATCACTGCTTATTAAGTTTGCGTAGCGCCGCTCAACAACAGCTCAGTGTTGCAGGCATTGTGCTGAATCAAACGCACGCGGCTGACACATCTGGCAATAATGATTTAGATAATGCTGCGGAATTAGCCCAATATACTGATTTACCGATTTGGTCTTTGCCTTATGCAGCAAATCCTAATCACATCAGCGCGGCACAAGAAAATATTTTTGCGGCCGTCTGGCAACGTTTAACGGCTTGCTAA